DNA from Rosa rugosa chromosome 6, drRosRugo1.1, whole genome shotgun sequence:
AGTATCCTTAATTATCCTATATTCCCGATATTGGAAACTTAATTCATCCTTTAGGTTTTTGCAAAAATTTTGCCATAAATAtgtatatttattttatatataaaacTAATAAGTATTcataatattttatatatagtattttggaaaaataatatttaattattacAAAATGGACCGAATTATTAACAAATCAGACCTAAagccgtatttgatccgttaaataaacggatGAACGGATTTGGACTATTAACAAATCAACGGGTTGAGATTGAATATGGATCCGATTCGGATTGGATATGGATCAAAATCTAGTTCATTACAAGTCTATATATATAAGATACTATGAAACCTGAATGAATCAGCTTGCATGCTTGCCTTGACCTGAACAACTCCTCTATCCTACTCAATTAGATCTATAGGCCATGGAAACTACTACTTTCTTCATTTCCCTGCTAGTTCTCTTTTTTGCTTCTCTCTACTATATCTTCTGTAAAATTATTCCAAGCCCTAGGCAACAAGTAACAGTTTATCAACTGCCACCAGGAAGCACAGGTTGGCCCATCATTGGTGAAACCGTGAAACCTTCGAGTATCTACGCACAGCCAGAAACGGTGTCCCTGAAAAGTTTGTAGCAGACCGAAGGAAAAAGTACTCCAATGTCTCATTATCATCAGCTGCATAAAAAGCAGGCTCATGCAAGGTGTTCAAGACGTCGTTGCTTGGCGAATCTATGGCCATGCTGTGCACCGCTGCTGGAAACAAATTGCTGTTTTCAAACGAGAACAAACCGGTCAAATCCTGGTGGCCTGCTAACGTCAAAAAGATGTTTCCAAACACCAACGAAGCAAACTTCTCCAAAGAGACCATCCGACTGCGCAAAGTCATGTCTACATTTCTCAAGCCTGACTCTATCCGAAAGCATATAGGCGTCATGGATCAGGTCACCAAACACCATTTCGATAAGCATTGGTCCTCGCTGGATCAAAAACAAGTGATCATGTTTCAGTCATTAGCAAAGAAGTATACCTCAGCATTATCTTGCAGACTCTTCTTAAACATCGAGGATCCACAAGTGATTGCCAAGCTAGAGAAACCCATTCGGCATATAAATGTGGGGCTCGTTTCATTGCCATTAGATTTGCCGGGCACCAACTTCAATAGAGCCATCAGAGCATCCAAGAAAATgagggaggaaattgagagtatgGTTGTGAAGAGGAAGATAGATCTCATGAATCTGAATTTGATTGATCGTGAACAATTAGCGAACGCGCCACAAGATCTAATGTCTAgcttgatacgaaaaaatgagtccaggtatcacattgataactttgtaagttcaggtatcattctgaaagtcccctaagtgtccagacaccgttggtgaatttttcccttaatCAATAGAAGTTTAACTATATATGTAATATATAAAGAAGCAATATTTTGTAGTACCTAAAATTAATGAAAACTGCGGCTGGGGACTTACTAATTAAGTAGCGAGTAGTGAAATGAATCCATGTACAAATATGTGTTGCAGAGCAAATGGAGATTGCAAAATCAAAAGATGAAGGAGAGTTGCTCAACTGGGGGGACATACAAAAGATGAAATATACATGGAACGTGGTATGTGAAGTATTGTGATTGCAGCCCCCAGCTAGTGGAACTTTTAGGGAGGCCATCACCGACTTCGTCTATGAGGGATATTTAATTCCAAAAGGAATGAAGTCACGTACATTACATTACATACACTAGCTAATTTTATTTCAACATATCTAGTTTCTTGAACATCTATATTGTcttcatttctcatttttatACCTCCTGAGTGCAGTTACATTGGAATGTGTTTGCTACACATAAGAACCCGGAATACTTTCCAGATCCACACAAGTTTGAGCCGTCAAGGTTTGAAGGACAAGGACCACCTCCTTTCTCGTATTTTCCTTTTGGAGGAGGACCTCGAATGTGTCCCGGAAAGAAAATGCTCGATTCCAGATATTGGTTTTCATGTATAACCTGGTCACCAGATTCAAGTGGGAGATGGTTTTTCCTGACGAGAAGATGGTCGTGGACCCTGTTCCTTTTCCTACCCAAGGACTTCCTATTCGTCTGTTTTCTCATAAATCATAAACGTGATAAGTATTGTAATCGTTATTTGTTTTGAATAAGTAAAAGTCTTACTCTACTAGGAGTTTGTTAGTGTTAGTTTATCAAGCCATCAACTTGAGAGTTGTTAGTCATTGGGTAGTTGATCCAAATTTTCTACTTAGTTTGTTTTGTATAGAGCTTGTTTTCAATCAATGAAAATCATTCAGTTCCAATATTTCTATTGCTTTCATATTGTTTAGTTTCTCTAACAAAACGATCGAGAACAATTGCGTCTTTGGACTCAAACCCATAGATTAGAGTTTTGACTCGCTGAATGTTCAGGTGTTCCTTCCATATTTTTTGAAGGATGATTCTATTTGGACCTAACTTACTTATTAAACCTccaattcatttttttaatactCAAAAATCTAAGTACACctccttgaataattaaatctgtatccttaacattttttttttaatctctctATCAATTCAACCGCGAAAAATTTTGTGAGAGAGTTGCTTACATTTTTAGTGTACTTTTAGTGATGGAACCAAAAAGTGATTCTTGGAGGACCGAACAAGTAAACAATTATAAATATTGTTTTGTTAATCCAgatcataatttttttatttgttttgcaaTATGGATGGTTATAGAAAAGACTTTGGTTATCAAATAGATAATATATCAATTACATCTAATTAAAAGAAGTTGACTTTGGATCTTAGTTAGTACTAACTACACCaaaatattcaatgaatttagtttaatgaaatttcaaatcaaattaTGTTTAATTTATTATTGTATAAATGATGGGGCCATGTACTGtaaaatttaattatttttacatAATTGCTTTAGGTAAATTAAAATTATATAagtaatataaggaaattaaaggaaaaaaattaattgaatgttaCATTGAtggaggaggtaagaagagtatttatttatttttctttttccttctttttccttatttgtctttttataTCAGTTGGCAGTGAAAAGCCCAGACCAGCCCGAACTCCGTGAAAAGAAAGAGGAGAACTgggcccaactagacccaggtCACTAGGATGCACAACACAACTCAGCGAGGCAAAGGCTCAAGCCCACTGCCAAAATCCATCTTTCTCACACCATCTGGGCCTGACTAGCCTTATCGGAAGGCAGCTTCGCCCTTCACCATTTCGGCGGCCTCCATCGCTCGTCCACCATCGCTGGGTCCTCCTTGAGTCTGACCTGAGAGcctgcttaaaaaaaaaaaaaaaaacgatcaaCGAAGGCCTGGAAAACCTTTGTCGCCGACTAAGAAACCTGCACCCGCTCTGCCTAAGATCCGAGACCCCTGACCGGTAATCAAGCAACCACGATCAGATCACCGCCCCCAAGCAAGACAATCTGCCGGCACTCACCCTTAACCGCCTCAGTTGAAACGGCCGCGAGTCGACGCCCTTACTGTCTCAAACTTCCGTCAAGCAAACCAACCGAACCAAGGCCGTTGACGAACCAAGAAGAACACCACCGCCTCTCTGTATCCTCGCTGTCGTTGTCCCGTTACTGCCTGGTCTGGGGACCGTGAGATCGCCGCCCAAATTTAGCATGTTGTGCGGAAATCGGGACCGACCAAAAATATTATTATCCTATTATTTAATTGAGATTATTAATTTATCAAGTATTAAATTATTGAGGCTCCACTGTATATGACCACTCAAGatggcattaatatattgattattgatgcagaacagatggcagcccaatttgaagaacaattggatcgtgctaaatgaggaaaacgaaaagtgactagtagatgCGAAACAGCTCCTCAGAGTCCAtttgggacgcaccttacctttccggaaagggaatcgcgccagaaatcaaactcCTCGCTTTGCCACGACCTGTCacatttttcgggctttcggggtcgtttagggcctcaaaactgcatttttctattttccggtgttttggttttcctagttattttcgggttgttttcgtttttacccatgggctttagggtttcattgttagtcgccctagggtttattttcttataaataagccgccttaaggctgcagaacacatctattatcttttatcaataaatttgagattattctcttttatctctggtggactccagaattctttgttaggtttattgctggtaaacctaggttatcaatccgatcattccgactgcgtcaaTTATATATCTATCCTCTAGCTATGTGAGTACATGCTAAGCCTACAAACACAGAGGCGTAGAGATTTGTGATCCAGAGAAATCATGAAATATTAATAGAAGATGGATGCATAGTTGAAATCAAATATGTAAATAATTCAATTCTTGTTTGATTGTAATGATCATTGGAATGAGCATATATTAGTAGCTAGTTAATGCAGCTAGTTAGCTAGGTAGAATTTGCTTATGTAGATAATGAACCTTCAAGGACGACATCATAAACTGGAGGAAGCTGTGATAGAAAGATGACAGTGGAACACGTACAATGTGTTAATTATTGGGGTCATAACCGACTAGTATTATACCACACAACTTTTCGGCAATGTCCGCTTCCGTCATCTCTTCTCCATCGCTATATCTCTCCATGAGCCAGCTAGACATTAGATCTTGTGGTGCATTAGCTAATTGTTCAcgttcaatcaaattgagattcATGAGATCTAACTTCCTCTTCACAACcatactctcaatttccttcttcattttcttggaTGCTCTGATGGCTCTATTGAAGTTGGTGCCCGGCAAATCTACTGGCAATGAAACGAGCCCCACATTTATATACCGAATGGGTTTCTCTAGCTTGGCAATCACTTGTGGATCCTCGATGTTTAAGAGGAGTCTGCAAGATAATGCTAAGGTATACTTCATTGCTACTGAGTGAAATTTGACCACTTGTTTTTGATCCAGCGAGGACTAATGTGTATCGAAATGGTTTTTGGTGACCTGATCCACGTCTCCTATATGCTTTAGGACAGCGTTAGGCTTGAGAAATGTTGATATGACTGCGCGCATTCGGATGGGCTCCTTGGAGAAGTCTGCTTTGTTGGTGTCTGGAAACATCTTTTTGAAGTTAGCAGGCCCCCAGGACTTGACCAGTTTGTTCTCGTTCGAAAACAGGAATTTTTTTCCAGCAGCGATGCACAGCATGGCCATAGATTCGCCGAGCAACGATGTCTTGAACACCTTGCACGAGGCTGCTGTTTCTGCAGTTGATGATAATGAGACATTGGAGTATTTTTTCCGTCGGTCTGCTACAAACTTTTTAGGGACACCATTTCTGGCTGTGCTTAGATACTCGAAGGTTTCATCAATGATGGGCCAACCTGTGCTTCATGGCGGCAGTTGATAAACTGTTACTTGTTGCCTAGGGCTAGGAATAATTTTACAGAAGATATAGTAGAGAGAAGCAAAGAGAACTAGCAGGGAAATGAAGAACATAGTAGTTTCCATGGCCTACAGTTCTGATCGAGTAGTTCAAGTCAAGGCAAGCATGCAAGCTGATTCATTCATGTTTCGTATTATCTTATATAGGCTTGCAATGaaccggattttgatccataTCCAATCCGGATCTGTAGTTATTTGACGGGtttaaattaaaattttgattcGTTGGTCTGTTACTGGTCCAAATCTGTTGATCCGCCTATTTAGCGGATCAAACATGGATTTACATCGATCCAATTCATTCATGATCTGGTTCGTTTtataataattaaatattatttttgtatcaataaaatattatttttcaaaatactaAATATTATgaatacttatatatatatatatagggcttctccggtgcggacgtccgcactttttgcttaggtgcggatttccggttttgacccacttttcgatcatattttcacatcttagccgttcagtttttaggtcataatgtatagatcacctctacaaaatttcagccaatttggtgatcattaaggcatccaaaaatgcaacttaccattataaatacgaacggttccggttcgacagattcggtccgttcgtgtaaattgcaattttggatgccttaacgatcatcaaattggctgaaattttgcagagatgatctatacattaggatctaaaaactgaacggctaagatgtaaaaatgtgatcggaaagtgggtcaaaactggaaatccgcacctttttcttcgatgcggatatccgcacctgagcaaacatatccgcacctaagaaaaaggtgcggattttcattttttccccactttccgatcacattttcacatattagccgttcagtttttaggtcctaatgtatagatcatctctacaaaatttcagcaaaattggtgatcgttaaggcatccaaaactgcaatttacacgaacggaccgaatttgccgaaccggaaccgttcgtgtacattgttgtaaattgcagttttggatgccttaacgatcaccaatttggctgaaattttgcagaggtgatctatacattaggacctaaaaactgaacggttaagatgtgaaaatatgatcggaaagagggtcaaaactggaaatccgcaccaatgaaaaactgcggacgtccgcagtggagaaggcctgtatatatatatatatatatatatattaatagcAATTTTTTTGCAAAAACCTAAAGGACTTAGTATTCTTGAATAAGTTTTCAATATTGGGATTATGGGAATATGAAGTTGAAGCTTAATGcctatattattttattttttttggttcttttatgtaggcctcgtcaacgggccgggccttactacatttttaaataataacggGCCG
Protein-coding regions in this window:
- the LOC133716178 gene encoding beta-amyrin 28-monooxygenase-like codes for the protein MAMLCTAAGNKLLFSNENKPVKSWWPANVKKMFPNTNEANFSKETIRLRKVMSTFLKPDSIRKHIGVMDQVTKHHFDKHWSSLDQKQVIMFQSLAKKYTSALSCRLFLNIEDPQVIAKLEKPIRHINVGLVSLPLDLPGTNFNRAIRASKKMREEIESMVVKRKIDLMNLNLIDREQLANAPQDLMSSLIRKNESRANGDCKIKR